The DNA sequence CATATAATCATACATACAAGCATTGCCTTATTTCTAACTAGAAACAGAGTAGGATGTAAGATGCCTAAGAATTTGCATTGATAATATTTCAAAATGCATActaattctttttttgttttggttcagTGCAAAGTGGAAGAGTGTTGGACGGCTTTGGGGCATCTACTCGCTTACATGGATGCTAGGTGGAGTAAAGATACTTTGAAAGTTGTGCTTAGCAGGTTGACTGGAGGATTGAATGCAGAGGCAAGACATCTTGTGTATAGTGACTTATATTATCTAGATAATAGGAGGTATAATAGCATAGTTGGTGGAGTTGGAAATGGGGTGGCACAACGTTTAATTACGGCTGAGTATACTGCTGAGGTTGAGAAGATGAAGACTTGCAGGAAGAAATTGTTGAAGCACCGATTGATATCAGTGAAAACCATGGGACAGATGAACACTATAGTGAAGCTGAAGAGAGATTATGATTGGGAGATAGCAGTGATCATTGACGTTGAAAATAACAATGAAGCAACAGATTCAATCCGTCAACTAGCGAACAACGCTGAGATTCCAATCAAGGAAGAGGATCACATCATGGATGATTATATACCTGAGCTGCCACAACAGGTTTTTGAAAATCCTGTTATCACACAAGTTCAAGAACCGGCACTGCCATGGCTGGAATGGATGAAAGATA is a window from the Rosa chinensis cultivar Old Blush chromosome 2, RchiOBHm-V2, whole genome shotgun sequence genome containing:
- the LOC112185832 gene encoding uncharacterized protein LOC112185832, which encodes MQCKVEECWTALGHLLAYMDARWSKDTLKVVLSRLTGGLNAEARHLVYSDLYYLDNRRYNSIVGGVGNGVAQRLITAEYTAEVEKMKTCRKKLLKHRLISVKTMGQMNTIVKLKRDYDWEIAVIIDVENNNEATDSIRQLANNAEIPIKEEDHIMDDYIPELPQQVFENPVITQVQEPALPWLEWMKDRANAAEQLSTQGYNTEAVEEDEDIDWQVDP